TGTATCAGCTGCCCAGCACTTGTTGCACGGAGGGGACTATAACCCTGATCAATGGTTAGATTATCCAGAAATTCTCGCACAAGATATCGAACTCATGAAGGAGGCTAATGCCAATGCCTTTTCGATTGGGATGTTTGCTTGGGCAAGTTTAGAGCCAGAAGAGGGCGTCTATCGCTTCGAATGGTTGGATGACATTATTGAAAATATTGCATCATTTGGTGGAAAAGTTTTACTATCAACTCCGAGTGGGGCGCGTCCAGCTTGGATGTCTCAAAAATATCCAGAAGTATTACGTGTGAATGCAGAACGACAAAAGTTATTGCATGGCGCGCGTCACAACCATTGTTTTAGTTCACCCGTTTACCGCCAGCAAACACAAAAGATTAATCGTTTGTTAGCTGAGCGTTATGGTGACAATCCCGCAATTTTAATGTGGCATGTGTCCAATGAATATGGTGGCGAATGTCACTGTGATTACTGCCAAGAAGCCTTTCGTGGTTGGTTGAAGAACCGCTATAATAATAGTTTAGATGAATTAAACCATGCATGGTGGGGGCCGTTTTGGAGCCATACGATTACGGATTGGTCACAGATTGAATCGCCATCACCAATTGGTGAAAATGCTGTTCACGGCATGAATATAGATTGGCGCCGTTTCGTTAGTGACCAAACCATTGATTTCTATAAGAGCGAGATTGAACCATTGCGTGAGCTGACACCGCATATTCCGATTACGACAAACTTTATGGCAGATGGTAATGACTTAATTCCTTTCCAAGGCTTGGATTACAGCCAATTTGCTAAGGAAGTAGATGTTATGAGTTGGGATGCATATCCGGCTTGGCATAATGATTGGGACACAACAGCTGACTTAGCAATGAAAGTCGCTTTCGTAGATGATTTGTACCGTTCATTGAAAAACCAACCCTTCTTACTATTAGAATCAACACCGAGCGGGGTAAACTGGCACAATGTCAATAAAACGAAACGACCAGGCATGCATTACTTATCATCTATGCAGATGCTAGCTCATGGTTCAGATAGCATTATGTACTTCCAATGGCGTAAATCACGTGGCTCTTCTGAAAAATTGCATGGAGCTGTTGTTGATCATGATGGCAGTACGAATAACCGTGTTTTCCAAGATGTTAAGGAAGTCGGACAAGCACTAAACGATATGCCAGAAATTACCGGCTCTATGCGACAAGCCGATGTAGCTGTTTTATATGACTGGGAAAACCACTGGGCTCTTGGCGATGCGCAAGGCTATGGCTTACAAACCAAACGTTACCCACAAACAGCACAGGAACATTACCGCGCCTTCTGGGAAAATGATATTCCAGTAGACGTCATTACAAAAGAACAAGATTTTTCTGCCTACAAACTATTAGTCGTACCGATGCTCTACATGATGAGCGAAGAGACAATCAGTCGCCTGAAAGCATTTGTCCAAGCAGGTGGAAAACTGGTCACGACTTATATTAGTGGTGTCGTGAATGAACACGATTTAACGTACCTAGGAGGTTGGCCAAAAGATTTACAAGAGGTTTTTGGTGTCCAGCCACTTGAAACAGATACCTTCTATCCAAGTGACCGTAATCAACTGGCTTATCAAGGTAAGCACTACGAAATTACCGACTATGCAACTGTTCTATCCGTTGATTCTGCAGATGTATTAGCTCACTATGAAGCTGATTTCTATAAAGGCACACCAGCTGTGACGAAAAACCAATTTGGTGAAGGAACAGCTTATTATATTGGTGCTCGTATGGAGGCAGACTTCCAACGCGATTTCTATGCAGAGCTAATTGAAGAATTAGATTTGAAGGCAGTATTAACAGTTGATCATGGACGCGGTGTTTCTGTTCAATCCCGTCAAATTTCGGAAGATACTCACTATGTTTTTATTATGAATTTCACGGAAGAAGAGCAAACCATTACTGTTCAAGAATTGGTCACAGATGTTCGAACGAAGGAAGAACTAGTGGGCGATATGACGTTGGCACCATACGAGGCACGCGTTGTCGCTTATAAAGGCTAAGAAGTAGAGAAGAGTAGGGAGAGGATATCTTCTCGCTACTCTTCTTTGTTTCTTTCATAAGTTTTTCATGGAATGTTGACTAATTGACTTCATTTAGGATATAATTCACAGTGCTTCTGGAAAAATAGATAAAAAAAAGGAGGATCGTTGGTTTAATAATGGATAGCGCCAGGCTCAGTGAAAACTGAGTGACGAGGATTGGGTTTATCGAAAGTTTCGGCGGGTAGCCCAAGGTTTGTGTAGTCTACAGAATGTCATTTAAAAGAGATCGCATAAGCTGCCTTCTTACAAAGATGCATTCCCACACCCAGAAGAAAAATCGAATAGAAAATGAGGTTTTTTTGTTATGTGTGGAATTGTTGGATATATCGGCCAAGGTGCCGTTCAAGATGCGTTAGTTAATGGATTAGAAAAATTAGAGTACCGTGGTTATGATTCAGCTGGGATTTATGTGGTAGATCCAGCCGGCAGAGGTCATTTGTTTAAAGAAAAAGGTCGTATTGCGGCTTTATCAGAGCAAGTTGATTTTGAGATTGAAGCAAGCGTGGGGATTGGTCACACACGTTGGGCAACACATGGTGTGCCAAGTGTGGACAATGCTCACCCTCATCAATCAGCTAATAACCGCTTTACTTTAGTTCATAATGGTGTCATTGAAAACTTCCGTGAGTTGAAAGAGAATTATTTATCTGATGTTCGTTTGTATGGGGAAACCGATACGGAAATTGTTGTCAATGTTATTGCAGCAATGTCGGAAAAAGAAGGATTAGGGGCTAAAGAAGCCTTAAAAAAAACCTTGCAAGTAGTTAAAGGATCTTATGCCTTTGCGATGATTGATGCAGAAAATCCAAGTGTTCTTTATGCAGCTAAAAATAAAAGCCCATTATTGATCGGATTAGGTGACGACTTCAATATGGTTGTCAGTGATGCGATGGCAGGTGTGCAACTAACGAACGAGTATGTTGAGATTCATGACGGCGAAATTGTCATGCTGACAAAAGATGATGTCTTAATTGAAACAGTCGCTGGTGAAGCGATTGAGCGTGCGTCTTACCGCGCAACAGTGGATGCATCTGATTTAGAAAAAGGAACGTATCCGTACTATATGTTGAAGGAGATTGACGAGCAACCAGCTGTTTTACGTCGTATCATTCAAGAGTACCAAGGAGAAGACAACCAATTAGAAGTGGATGAAGTGTTATTGGCTGCCATGATGGAAGCTGACCGCATCCATATTGTCGCTTGTGGAACAAGTTATCATGCGGGTTGGGTAGGTAAGCACTATTTAGAAACACTAGCTAAGATCCCAACAGAAGTTCATATTGCAAGTGAGTTTTCATACAACCAGCCGTTATTGACTGGCAAACCTTTCTTTATTTTTATCTCCCAATCTGGCGAAACAGCAGACAGCCGCCAAGTGTTGGTTAAAGTAAAAGAACTGGGTTACCCAGCATTGACGATTACAAATGTCCAAGGGTCAACTTTGTCGCGTGAAGCAGACCATACCTTATTGCTTTATGCAGGCCCAGAAATAGCTGTAGCCTCATCAAAAGCCTATACTGCTCAAATGACTGTTATGGCGATATTAGCTGACGTGTTAGGCAGACAAAAAGGTCACGACAACCAGTGGGACTTAGCTCACGAATTAGGACTAGTCGCAAGAGCGATGGATACTGTCATTGATGAAAAAGCGCAATTAGAAGAACTTGCTGAGACCTATTTTAAAGATACGAGAAATGCCTTTTATATCGGACGCGGATTAGACTACTATGTCGCTATGGAAGCGGCATTGAAACTAAAAGAAATTTCCTATATCCAAACAGAAGGATTCGCTGCCGGCGAATTGAAGCATGGTACCATTGCCCTAATCGAAGAAGGCACACCAGTCTTAGCCTTAGCGACGCAAGCAAGCAATGCCAGCCACACTCGCGGTAATGTTGAGGAAGTACGCTCTCGCGGAGCTAATACGTGTGTGATTGCCATGGAAGGATTGGAACAAGAAGGCGACCAATTTATCTTGCCACATATCCATGAAGAACTCGCACCACTTGTCGCAGTTGTCCCTACTCAACTCCTCGCTTACTATGCAACCTTGCAAAGAGGCTATGACGTTGACAAACCAAGAAACTTAGCGAAATCAGTAACAGTGGAATAACGTTATTTAAAAGGAAGTTGAGGCGATTGCCCCAACTTCCTTATTTTAACCTCTAAAACCAACTTCAGCATCATTTTCCTAGCCGAAGTCGGTCGGTAAGCAGTTTTGAGCAACTTCAGGCCTAAAAAGCAGGTTGAAGTTGGTTTTTTGTCATTATTTCATTCTTTTATCGGTTGAAAGAGGGAAATGAGAGATTTCCTATTTAAAAAACGATGGCTATCGTGCTACTATATAAGGTAGAAAGAAAAAGGTTGTTGAGGAGGGATTGCTATCAAACAGCTAGCACACGAACGTTCGATATTAATTGATGGTGATATGCGTAAAGTCTGGAATGCTATTACAAAGCCAGAGAAATTAAGCCAGTGGTTTGACAATGAATCGATTTGGGAAATGGACAAGTTTGAAGAAGGCAAAACGGCAACGGTGACATTACTTCCAAACGAAAAAAACGAGCTGGAAGAAAAGACAGTTGTCACAGTTACGATCGAACATATTTTACCTTTTATGGAATTTCATTTTGTAGACGAAAATAAAGAAGAATTTGCAGCGTTTCGATTAAAAGAAGAAACAGGGATTCGTGTGTTTCTAAAGTCAGAAGGATTTAGTGACTCTTTAGAAAAGTTGAAGGCATTGGTTGAGAAAAAATAAGGCGGTGAAAGCCAAATGGCGAAAGAAGCACTATTAATTGTTGATATGAGTAATGACTTTGTGGCAGATAATGGCACATTGACGGTTGGTAAGCCAGCTCAAGCGATTGTTTCCTACATAAAAGAAACAGCCCAGGCTTTTTTAGATAACGGCCAAGTGGTTGTCGTATCGATGGATGATCATGAAGAAAATGATCCTCATTTTGACTTATGGCCAGCCCACAATGTGACGGGCAGTTACGGCCAACAACTTTACGGTGAGTTGCAGGATTGGTTTGACTCTAATCAAAATCATGACCAACTCTACTACCAAGCAAAGACAAACTACAACGCCTTTTTCAAAACGGGATTGGCTGATCAATTACGCCAATTAGAAGTGGAAAAAGTTCATGTCGTTGGTGTAACAACTGATATTTGTGACTTTTTAACGGTAGCGGGAGCAGATGCGGAAGGCTTTAAAACAGCCATTCATAAACAAGGCATTGCAACCTTTACTGATTTAGGCGACACCATGGTTAACCATATGGTGCGTTGTTTCCATACAGAAGTAGTTGAATAGCAATAAAGAAGAGGCTGGGATAAAAAAATCCCAGCCTCTTCTTTATTTCCCTAAAAGCTCTTTCACAAAAAAACGAGTCACTTTTTCCATCGTTTCGCCGCGGACGAGATGGCCTTCATCTTCATCGACAAAACTGATATTCTCCAAGTCACCATGGTCATCCATAAAACGAACCACATGATCGTAAGGCACAATATGGTCTTGTTGACCATGCCAAAAGAAGAGCGGACGGCCGTTGATCGTATCGGGATTGAGCGACAAGTCATACTTAGTAAGCCAGCTTAATAACGCATCTAAGTCAGCTGGTAGATAGCGGCCCAATTGGCTGGCATGTTGGCGAATGCGTTCCAAGTAGGCGACGGGTTTAGGTGATCCCATCACACAAGCCGCGGCCTTAATTTCAGGATGATGGGTCAGCAAGGCACAAGTAGTAATGCCACCCATAGACAAACCGCCGACACCGATTTGATCATTGGCTAAATTCATTTTTTGGAAATGATTGACGATATAGCCAAATTCCATCAAGTTGGCGTGGATACTTTGCCAAAACGTTAGTGATGGGACTTTAGAGACCTCCTGCTTACGCTCGCCGTGGTTGTAGGCATCCGGTAATAAAACTCGAAAGCCTTGTTTGGCTAGCGAACGGGCTTGGGTTAAGTTTAGTTCTTTAGCGGATTGCCAGCCGTGGTAGTAAATAATCAGTGGTAATGTTTGGTTACGTTTTTCTTTTGAAACGACCTCTAAAAGAGGAATGGTTCCAAGCAGTCGTTTTCTCACAGTTAATAACATATGCAACACCTCAAGGCTAGCATAGCCTGTTCTTAAAAAATTGTCTATTTATTTTGACTTTATAATCATTTCACTTTGAATCGTACACGATATAGTTTAGGATGAAGCTATAAAACAAACCTTAAAAAACAAAAACTGAGAAAAAGGTGACTAACAGTATCGATGAAAAAGAAGGTAATCGTTGTTGGAGCAGGGGTTGCAGGGTTATCCAGCGCCATCCGTCTCCAAAAAGATGGCTATCAAGTTGAAATTTATGAAAAAGAAAGCATGGTTGGCGGAAAAATGCACCGAATCGAAAAAGACGGTTTCCGTTTTGATTTAGGCCCGACGATTGTCATGATGCCTGATTTGTATCGTGAAATTTTTGAATATGCAGGAAAAAATCCAGACGACTATATTCCGATGAACCGTTTGGATCCGATGTACCGCTCTTATTTTAATAAAGGCAGCGAACATATTGATGTATCTTCAGACTTGGTTCAATTGATGAAAACGCTAGAGGCGGTCAGTCCAGAAGATGCCAGTGGGTTCTTGAAATACTTGTCTAGTATTTATGAACGCTACCAAGTAGCAGTCGATCACTTTATCCAGCGTCCGTTCCGTAGCAATAAAGATATCTACAACCCATTCATGTTGAAACAAGCTTTAAAATTAAAGACTTTTGATTCTGCAACCAACTCAACTCGATTGCAAAATTTGTAAAAGATAAAAAAATCCAGCAAATGCTGACCTTCCAAACTCTCTATATTGGTGTAAGTCCAGATAATGGGCCATCGCTGTATACGATTATCCCGATGATTGAATTGTTATACGGTATTTGGTATATCGAGGGTGGTATGCACAAAATGGCAGAAGGTATGGAGAAAGTCTTTATTGAACTTGGTGGTAAAGTCCACCTGAATTCGCCAGTTGATGAAATTATTATTGAAAACGGTCAAGCTAAAGGCGTGAGTGTTGCGGGCGAGGCTGTTCATTCAGACTATGTGATTTGTAATGCTGACTTCCCATACGCTATGAAGAACTTAGTGAAGGACCAAAAAGCAAAAGGCAAATATACCGATGAAAAAATTGATAAGATGGACTACTCTTGTTCCTGTTTCATTCTTTACTTAGGAATGGATCGTAAATATGAGGAGTTGGAGCATGTTCATACCTTTGTCTTCTCAGAAGATCTTGATCAAAACTTAGACCAAGTCTTCTCTGGTGAAAAAATTGAAGATCCGTCTCTTTATGTTGTGGCTGCCTCTAAAGTCGACCCAACTGTTGCGCCGGCAGGAAAAGAAGGCCTATACGTTCTTGTTCCTGTTTCTGATCTTGCAACGGCTAAGTATGATTGGAACGATGAGTCAACCATTCAATACTACCGTCAAAAGGCCCTTGAGTCAGTGAGTCATTTACCAGGTATGGCGAATATTGAAAATGAGATTATTTCTGAGTCAGTGATTACGCCGCTTGATTTCCGTGATCGTTTTAATGCCTATAATGGGGCATGTTTCGGTCTGCAGCCATCGCTCTTGCAAAGTAACCACTTCCGTCCACAAGCGAAAGCGAAAAATTGTGAGAATCTTTATTTCGCAGGAAGCAGTACCCATCCAGGTGCAGGTGTACCAATTGTCTTAGTATCTGGCAAGATTGCAGCGGATGAGTTGAAGCTAGACGATAATGCTTAAGAAAGGAAATGACATCATGATGTTATCAAGGCAACTTAGGCAAGACTACGCATTTTGTGAAAAGATTATAAAAGCTTCATCAAAAAGTTTTTATACGGCTTTTTCCCAGCTGCCTAAAGAAAAGGCGCGGGCAGTCTATGCCATTTATGCTTTTTGTCGTCTAGCAGATGACACCGTAGATTCTGATGATCCTTTGGCAGAAAAAATTAAAAATTTACAAAAATTAGAAGAACAATTAAAGGCCTTCGACAAGGGTCATACGCCTGACGAGCCAATGTGGCGAGCGTTAAGAGATGTGTTTACACGCTATAAAATGGATGTTTCGCCTTTTTTCGACCAATTGGAAGGCCAAAAGAGAGATCTCTCCTTCAAAGGGATGGCTGATTTATCTGCTCTAGAAGAATATAGCTATTATGTAGCGGGTTCTGTTGGTTTGATGTTGTTACCGATTTTATCGGCTAATAATGAGATTGATGATAGCTTAAGAGAAAGTGCGGTTTCCTTAGGGATTGCGATGCAATTGACGAATATTTTACGTGATGTTGGCGAGGATTTTAGAGATAATAACCGTATTTATTTGCCATCTGATTTGTTGTTGCATTATGGTATTCGTATAGATGGGCATGCGGACAAAATCTTAGACCAAATCGATTAGGAGGAAGTCTATGTATGCTTACGCTGAAAAATTAAAAGCCGTCAAACTTTACTTGAAGTACGAATCTTATGCGGCTGTCATCAATGAACTGGGGTATCCTTCGCGTATGGCTCTTCGGGATTGGATAGAGGCTTACCGTACGGATGGAGATGTTCAAAAAGAGATGACGCGAACGCCAAAATACACCGAAGAACAAAAACAAGCAGCAGTCACCCACTATCTTGAGCATGGTAAGTGTTATTCACGTACCTGCAGAAAACTTGGCTATCCAAGCCGGGGCTTATTAACAGAATGGATCATGGAGCGCGCACCTCAACCTCGCCAATTGATTAAAAAAGGGGTAAACTTAACACAACAAGAAAAAGAAGCCGCAGTTCTTGCACTGGTAACTCGGACCACATCCGCACAATCGATTGCGGATCAACTAGGTATTAGCCGAAATTCCCTCTACAATTATAAAGAACGGTGGCTCGGCAAGGACGTGCTTGGTATGGTCAATGACTCAAAGGAAACAGATGTTAATCAATTAAAAAGTCAAGTCAAGCAACTTCAAGAAGAGGTTCACCGCCTTCAGATTCAAAAAGACGTTCTTGAAAAAGCGGGTGAACTACTAAAAAAAGATCAGGGCATCCATCTAGAAGAACTCACCAATCAAGAGAAAACACTCCTGATTGATGCCCTTCGCCCTTTTTATCCGTTAAAGGAATTATTAGCCTGTGTCAGTATCCCTAAAAGCAGTTATAGTTATCACCACACTCAACTCGCTTTACCTGATAAATATTGCAAGGCTCGTACCATGATAATTGAAATTTTTCACAAGAATAAGCGGCGGTATGGCTATCGCCGAATTCATACTGCTCTGAAACATAAAGGGATGACTCTTTCAGAAAAAATTGTTCAACGTATCATGCGCGAAGAAAATCTCTTCGCTAAATCCGTTAAAATTAAGAAGTATAGTTCATACAAAGGAGAAATATCGCCTGCAGTTCCTAACATCCTAGAACGCGATTTTACAGCCAGTAAACCCAATACAAAATGGGTAACTGATCTAACAGAATTCCGTCTCCCTGCTGGAAAAGTTTACCTGTCTCCTATGATAGACTGTTTCGATGGTGCAATAGTGAGTTGGACGATTGGTGCTTCTCCTAATGCTGAATTGACTAATTCGATGCTAGATCAAGCGGTTTTAACGCTAAAAGAAGGTGAAAACCCGATAGTTCATTCGGACCGAGGGGCTCATTACCGCTGGCCAAGTTGGATTGAGCGAATGGAATCGCATCACTTAACTCGTTCTATGTCTAAAAAAGGTTGCACGCCTGATAATGCTGCGTGTGAAGGTTTTTTTGGGCGGTTAAAAAACGAATTCTTTTACGATGAGAATTGGTTAGATGTGTCAATTGAGCACTTTATACAACTTTTAAACAACTATCTTCATTGGTACAATCACGAAAGAATCAAGCTATCTTTAGGTGGGATGAGTATTATGGATTTTCGAAAAACACTTCCTTTAATAGCTTAAGGAATAATACCAATTCTTGTCCACTAGAAGTAAACAAACCTATTCAATAGGTTGCAACAAAAACAATCAACCGTATTTAGGTCCAAAATAATATCCGCACCCCCGATGCGCTCATGGAGGATGGCGTTAATCCGTCATTTATTGAATTATGGGAAAGCATTGCCATGGAAGCAGAAAGAAGATACGGACTCTTTTGGGGTCGTATTGACCGCTTTGATGAAGACTGTCGTTTCCCTGTTTATGTTGCAGCCAAATTATATCATGCTATTATAGATAGCGTGCGTGAAAACAACTATAATTGCTTGCAGCTGAGGAATTATGTGCCCGAAGTAAAAATGATGGGCCTTGTGTTAGAAGCCAGAAAAAAATTTAAGAAACGGTGATAGAATGGATGATTCAATATTTGACCGGCGCTTAGAAGACCAATTGTGTTTTCGACTTTACCGCGCCTCTAGCGAGTTGGGAAAATTATACAGTCAGGCCTTGCAGCCTTTTGGTTTAACTTTTTCACAGTACCTTGTCTTACTTGCGTTATGGGATAAAGATGGGGTCGCAGTGACGGATATTGGTTCACGAACTGGAATGGGAATTGGAACCTTAAATCCGATTCTAAAACGAATGACAGAGCATGGCTGGGTTGAAAAGAAGACCCACGATACCGATAAACGTGCCACCCTCGTTTTTGTAACCGAACAAGCAACTAACGAAAAGCCAGCGATTAACTTATCGATTTTAAAACAGTTAGAAGGCTTTCAACTGATGGATTTGGATATCATTGGCTTGATGGATCAGCTGGAAACCTTACAGCAGCAATTGAAAAAAGTAAACGACTAAGCAGCGATTAAGGAATGGAAAGGATGATCGATATGACTGACACTAAGAAGAAAGCATGGGCAAACTTAGCCCTCTTTATATTGGCTCTCATTGTCAATGTTCTAGGAGCGACTGGATTTATAAACGGTTCGTCTCAAGCAGAAGTTTCCGACCGATACCATACCCTCATTACACCTGCTGGATTTACCTTTAGTATTTGGAGTTTAATTTACGGCTTATTACTCTTTAGTTTTATTGTAATGGTTGTCCGTCACGAAGATCGTTATTATAAGCAAGCCATTCATAGTCTCTCTCCTTTAATCTGGGTGTCATTGGCAGCGAATATCTTGTGGATTGTCAGTTTTTCCTATATTGTGATTGGTTTATCAACCGTCTTTATTTTTATTTATGTGATCAGTTTGGCATTGATTTTGAAAAAACTATTGAAGCTTGATGGTTCGAAGCGTTGGCTATTGCCATTAACATTCGGCTTGAACACTGGCTGGCTAATTATTGCCTCTGTTGTTAATGTGGCAGCTTACTTAGTGAAAATGAACTGGGATGGCTTTGGTATGACTTACGATACATGGGCAATGATCATCATGCTAGTAGCGTTACTCCTAGCGATTGGTGTGTTATTACAAGTCAAAAATGCAGCCTTCACCTTGCCAATTGCTTGGGCATTCTTCGGTATATCACAAGAGCTACAAACCTTTGGAGAAAGCCAAACTCTAGTAGCGATTGCCTTAGCTAACGCTGTGATTTTAACCATAGCAGCGGCATACCAGTGGTGGAAAAATAAAAAAGCCGTCATTCCTTATATAGACTAGTAAGAAGGATTGAGCCTCGCGCTCAATCCTTTTTTTGTTGGGTTTGAATGTTCGATAAAGCCGAATGATTTTTTTAGCTGTATCGCACAGTCATGCCATCAGCGTCACTTTTAAAAGGCTTGTTTATAGTCTTAGGGGGCTTTTTTGCGCTATAATGAAAGGCAGTAGAGTAAAGGATGTGAACAAATGGTAGGTTTATTGCGGTATGCACGGAATTATAAACGACAGGTCATTTTAGGGCCGGTCTTTAAGTTTTTAGAAGCAGTTCTTGAACTAATGTTGCCATTACTCATGGCAAAGCTAATAGATGATGGGGTAGCGAAGGGAAATATCACGACTGTTTGGCAAATGGCAGGCTTAATGCTAGTGATGGTAGCATGTGGCGGTATTTGCGCAGCGATTTGTCAGTATTTTGCCTCGATTGCTTCTCAAGGATTTGGAACAGAGTTGCGTAACCAACTCATGAAAAAAATTAATACACTGTCTCATGAAGACTTAAATCAATTTGGGACAGACACATTAATTACGCGTATGACTAACGACATCAACCAAATGCAATTGGCATTGGCAATGTTGATTCGACTAGTCGTTCGTTCGCCATTCTTAAGTGTGGGAGCCGTTGTGATGGCATTTATTATCGATGCTAAAACAGGCTTTTTATATTTATTATCACTCCCACTATTTTGCTTAGTGCTCTTTTTAATTATTCGGTACTCCGTTCCGTTATATAAAAACGTTCAGCAACGTTTAGATTATTTAAATGAACTGATTGCCCAAAATTTAAGTGGTGTTCGCGTCATTCGTGCCTTCGCACGTACAAAGAGCGACATCAATCACTTCAACGACAGTACAGATGATTTAGCTAAAGTGAATCGAAAAGTAGCCAATTTATCTGCTCTCTTGTCGCCAAGTACCACCTTAATTATGAATGCAGGCATTATGATTTTACTTTATATTGGTGGCTTTTCCGTTAACGACGGTCGCCTGCAGCAAGGTGAAGTATTAGCCCTTATTTCTTATATGAATCAAATGCTATTAGCTTTGATTGTTGTCTCTAACCTAGTAGTGACCTTTACCCGTGCATTTGCATCTGCTCAGCGGATTAACGAGGTACTGGATACAACACCAAGCTTAGTTTCGCCACTGGCTGACTCAATTGAGCCTGACCTAGAAGCGGCAGTTGTTTCTTTCTCACAAGTCGATTTCAGATACAGCAAGGAAGCGGGATTGTCACTCGAAAACATCAATTTTGAGGTTGCTAACGGCAGTGTAGTGGGGATTACAGGCCCAACTGGTAGTGGGAAATCAACCCTTATTCAGCTGATTCCGCGCTTTTATGATACGAGTGCCGGCGATGTTTACTTTATGGGCAAAAACGTGCGGGATTGGGACCTGAATCATTTGCGCCAACTCATCGCAATGGTGCCGCAAACAGCTGTCTTATTTAGTGGTAGCATCCGCGATAATTTACGGTGGGGAAAAGAAGATGCCACTGATGAAGAATGTTGGCAAGCTTTAAAAACGGCACAAGCCTTCGATTTTGTTTCCGCATTACCACAACAATTGGATTCACCAGTCATGGAAAATGGGAAGAATTTCTCAGGTGGGCAACGCCAACGCCTGACAATTGCCCGAGCATTGATTGCTAAACCAACCTTATTGATTTTAGATGACTCCTTGTCGGCGCTAGATTATCAAACAGACTTATATTTACGTGAAGCCTTGAAGCGTGATTTAGATTGCGCCGTTATTATTATTTCGCAACGGATTCGCTCTTTACAAAAAGCAGACCGTATTTTATTAATGGACAGTGGTCGGTTATTGGCTGCTGGTACGCATGATGAGTTATTAGAAGAGTCAGCGGAGTATCAAGAGCTTGTCGCATCACAGGAGGAGAAATAACATGAAAAAATTATCTTCCAAAGGACTTCGTTATTTTTGGCCTTATTTGTTGGCCTATCCAAAAGAATTAATTGCTGCCAGCTTGTTTGGCGTGATCAGTGGAGCGGCTGTTGTGTTAATGACCTATTATATTGGTGTGTCGGTTGATTTACTGATCGGTGTGGATCAAGTTGATTTTACTGGTCTTTACCGTGTATTGGCCTTGTTTGCCGGTATTTTATTAGTAACGGTCATTAGCCAATGGGTGATTCAAGTTTTAGGGAACCGCATTGCTTACCAATCGGTAGCAGAATTGCGGAAGGATACCTTTAAGCACTTGAATCATTTGCCATTAAGCTATTATGATCAAACCGCTCATGGTGATATTGTCAGCCGTTTTACGAATG
This genomic interval from Jeotgalibaca arthritidis contains the following:
- a CDS encoding phytoene/squalene synthase family protein, with product MMLSRQLRQDYAFCEKIIKASSKSFYTAFSQLPKEKARAVYAIYAFCRLADDTVDSDDPLAEKIKNLQKLEEQLKAFDKGHTPDEPMWRALRDVFTRYKMDVSPFFDQLEGQKRDLSFKGMADLSALEEYSYYVAGSVGLMLLPILSANNEIDDSLRESAVSLGIAMQLTNILRDVGEDFRDNNRIYLPSDLLLHYGIRIDGHADKILDQID
- a CDS encoding IS3 family transposase translates to MYAYAEKLKAVKLYLKYESYAAVINELGYPSRMALRDWIEAYRTDGDVQKEMTRTPKYTEEQKQAAVTHYLEHGKCYSRTCRKLGYPSRGLLTEWIMERAPQPRQLIKKGVNLTQQEKEAAVLALVTRTTSAQSIADQLGISRNSLYNYKERWLGKDVLGMVNDSKETDVNQLKSQVKQLQEEVHRLQIQKDVLEKAGELLKKDQGIHLEELTNQEKTLLIDALRPFYPLKELLACVSIPKSSYSYHHTQLALPDKYCKARTMIIEIFHKNKRRYGYRRIHTALKHKGMTLSEKIVQRIMREENLFAKSVKIKKYSSYKGEISPAVPNILERDFTASKPNTKWVTDLTEFRLPAGKVYLSPMIDCFDGAIVSWTIGASPNAELTNSMLDQAVLTLKEGENPIVHSDRGAHYRWPSWIERMESHHLTRSMSKKGCTPDNAACEGFFGRLKNEFFYDENWLDVSIEHFIQLLNNYLHWYNHERIKLSLGGMSIMDFRKTLPLIA
- a CDS encoding squalene/phytoene synthase family protein; translation: MRTPDALMEDGVNPSFIELWESIAMEAERRYGLFWGRIDRFDEDCRFPVYVAAKLYHAIIDSVRENNYNCLQLRNYVPEVKMMGLVLEARKKFKKR
- a CDS encoding MarR family winged helix-turn-helix transcriptional regulator gives rise to the protein MDDSIFDRRLEDQLCFRLYRASSELGKLYSQALQPFGLTFSQYLVLLALWDKDGVAVTDIGSRTGMGIGTLNPILKRMTEHGWVEKKTHDTDKRATLVFVTEQATNEKPAINLSILKQLEGFQLMDLDIIGLMDQLETLQQQLKKVND
- a CDS encoding tryptophan-rich sensory protein — encoded protein: MTDTKKKAWANLALFILALIVNVLGATGFINGSSQAEVSDRYHTLITPAGFTFSIWSLIYGLLLFSFIVMVVRHEDRYYKQAIHSLSPLIWVSLAANILWIVSFSYIVIGLSTVFIFIYVISLALILKKLLKLDGSKRWLLPLTFGLNTGWLIIASVVNVAAYLVKMNWDGFGMTYDTWAMIIMLVALLLAIGVLLQVKNAAFTLPIAWAFFGISQELQTFGESQTLVAIALANAVILTIAAAYQWWKNKKAVIPYID
- a CDS encoding ABC transporter ATP-binding protein — translated: MVGLLRYARNYKRQVILGPVFKFLEAVLELMLPLLMAKLIDDGVAKGNITTVWQMAGLMLVMVACGGICAAICQYFASIASQGFGTELRNQLMKKINTLSHEDLNQFGTDTLITRMTNDINQMQLALAMLIRLVVRSPFLSVGAVVMAFIIDAKTGFLYLLSLPLFCLVLFLIIRYSVPLYKNVQQRLDYLNELIAQNLSGVRVIRAFARTKSDINHFNDSTDDLAKVNRKVANLSALLSPSTTLIMNAGIMILLYIGGFSVNDGRLQQGEVLALISYMNQMLLALIVVSNLVVTFTRAFASAQRINEVLDTTPSLVSPLADSIEPDLEAAVVSFSQVDFRYSKEAGLSLENINFEVANGSVVGITGPTGSGKSTLIQLIPRFYDTSAGDVYFMGKNVRDWDLNHLRQLIAMVPQTAVLFSGSIRDNLRWGKEDATDEECWQALKTAQAFDFVSALPQQLDSPVMENGKNFSGGQRQRLTIARALIAKPTLLILDDSLSALDYQTDLYLREALKRDLDCAVIIISQRIRSLQKADRILLMDSGRLLAAGTHDELLEESAEYQELVASQEEK